The Verrucomicrobiia bacterium genomic sequence ACGCCAAACAAAGAAGTGCGGATCGCGCTGGCGTCCGTCGCGGCGACGCCGATCCGTTGTTTGCAAGCGGAGAAGTTCCTTGCAAAAAACGGCCTGACACCGGAGTCGATTCGCCAGACCGTCCAGACGGTCCGCAGTGAGATCAAACCCATCACCGATCATCGCGCCAGCGCGGATTACAAGGTACATATATCTGGCGTAATGGTGCGGCGGTTGTTGGAGAATTTGGTGAAGGCATGAAGAAACCCGTAAAAGCGAAATCGACCAACAACGGTCTTTGGCCGCTCCGCTTCAAGCTTAACGGCAAAAAGGTATCGACGAAAGTACCACCAACGCGAACCTTATTGGATTTTCTACGGCTGGAACTGGGCCTGACGGGCACCAAGGGCGCCTGTCTCGAAGGCGAATGCGGGAGCTGCTACGTGCTGGTGGACGGCAAGCCAATGAACTCCTGCCTGATGCTCGCGCCACAGGTTCAGGACCGCGAAGTCACGACCATCGAGGGACTCGCGCGAAACAAGAAGCTCGATGTGATTCAGCAAAAGTTTATCGACTGCGGCGCGGTGCAGTGCGGCTATTGCACGCCGGGCCTGATTTTGTCCGCGAAAGCGCTGCTCGCCGAGAACCCGCACCCAACCCGCGAAGAATTCCTGGTCGGCATGGAGGGCAACATCTGCCGCTGCACAGGCTACAATAAGATCCTGCGCGCCTGCGAACAGGCCGCGGATGAAATGGGGCTGAAGAAGAAATGAGCCGGCCGACCGACGACACTCTCGAAGAGAGCGCGGCCCGTCTTCATGTGACGGCCAAAAGCTCCGGCGCGTACGAAACCGGGCCAATGAAGGTCGTTGGCAAATCGGCGCTGCGTCTGGACGCGGTTGGCAAGGCAACGGGCGCGACGAAATACGGACAGGATCTGTTTGACAAGAAGTTTCTCTTCGCAAAGGTCCTGCGGTCCGCCCATCCGCACGCGGAGATTCTTGGGATCGATACGCGCGCAGCGAAGAAATTGCCCGGCGTTGTCGCGGTGCTCACCCACAAGGACGTGCCGGGCACCAACCTCCACGGCTTGATCCGTCGCGACCAGGAAGTGTTGTGCAGCAAGAAAGTCCGCTACCGGGGCGATGCGCTCGCCATTGTCGTCGCCAAAACAGAAGAGATTGCGGTCGCGGCGCTGGAAAAGATCCAGGTGGACTACAAGCCGCTGCCATCCGTGCTCACCATGGAAGACGCGCTCAAGGTTGATGCGCCCAAAATTCACGCCGAGGGAAATGTGCTCGGCGAGAAGCATTTGCGCCGGGGCGATGCGCCAAGGGCCATGCGCGAAGCCGATGTCGTGGTGGAGGACATCATCCAGACACAGACGGTGGATCATGCGTTTCTCGACCTGGAAGCCGGCCGGGCGCGCTTCGACGGGAAAATGCTGACGATCGAGGTATCCGGCCAGTGGTTGCATGAAGAACGGCGCTTGATCGCATTGGCGCTCGGTCTGCCGCTGGAAAAACTGCGAATCATTCAACCAGCCACCGGCGGCGCGTTCGGCGGACGCGAAGATATTTCGATTCAAATCTACCTCGGCGCGGCGGCGTTGAAGCTGAAAGGCAAAATGATCTGCCTCCGCTATTCGCGGAGCGAATCAACCATCGTGCGGCATAAACGGCACCCGATCCGTGTTCATTACAAGCTGGGCGCGAAGAAGGACGGTATCCTTGTCGCCGCACAAATCACGTTTTATGTGGACAAGGGCGCGTACGCCTCGACGGGCATCGCCGTGATGCGCAAGGCGTCGAGCCATGCAACGGGGCCCTACAAGGTTCCAAATGTCTGGGTTGACGTCCTCGGCGTGTTCACGAACAACAACCCGTGTGGCGCCATGCGTGGTTTCGGCGCGGCCCAAACCGCCATCGCATACGAGGGGTTGATGGACCGGCTGGCGGTGAAACTCGACATGGATCCGGCGGAGTTACGCCGAAAGAATTTGGTGAAATCTGGCGACGAGGTCACGACGGGACAGGTTGTGCCGTATGCGACCGCCGTTGAATGCTTCGACGCGGTATTGCAGCGGATTGATTGGAAGAACCGCAGCTACGAGACCTCCGCCCCGCATCTGAAGCGCGGTTACGGCATCAGCATCGTCTGCTTCGGGCTCGGCTACGGCGATGGATTCCCCGATGCGTCGCGCGCGCGCTGCCGGCTCACTCCCGATGGCATCCTGGAGATTTACTCGGGCGCCTGCGATGTCGGGCAGGGGCTTATTAATATGATCGCGCAGATCGCGGCGGAGGAGGTCGGCGTGCCGCTGGAGAAAGTGCGGCCAATCCTTTCGGACACGGCGTTGACACCCGAATCCGGCAGCTCGTCGGCGACACGGCAAACGTATTTCACCGGTTCAGCCGTGCACATCGCGGCATCGGAATTGAAGAAGCAATTGCAGGACATCGCCGCCAGTCACCTCCAGGAACTGGTTTACGAGATCAAGATTGAGAACGGGGCGGCCTTCAACGTCCACCACCCGGAACGGCGCATGACGTTGAAGGAAATCGCGCGCGTGGGAAAGAAGCGCGGCTTTTCGCTGGAAGCGATGGGCGTGTACAAACCGCCGACGATGCCGGAGAACACACAGACCGGCCAGAGCATGCGGGCGTTCGTCACGTACCTTTTCGGGAGCCACGCCTGCCAGTTGCTCGTCGATACGGAAACCGGCGAGGTGAAAATCGAACGCTACATCGCCTGTCACGATGTCGGCAAAGCCATCAATCCCGACCAGGTCATCGGCCAGATTCAGGGCGGCGTCGCGCAGGGCATCGGCATGGCCTTGATGGAAGAAGTCGTAATGAAAGACGGCCGGATCATGAACCCGGGCTTCACGGATTATATTCTGCCGACGATTCGCGATGTGCCCGAGATTGAATGCATCATATTGGAG encodes the following:
- a CDS encoding (2Fe-2S)-binding protein; translated protein: MKKPVKAKSTNNGLWPLRFKLNGKKVSTKVPPTRTLLDFLRLELGLTGTKGACLEGECGSCYVLVDGKPMNSCLMLAPQVQDREVTTIEGLARNKKLDVIQQKFIDCGAVQCGYCTPGLILSAKALLAENPHPTREEFLVGMEGNICRCTGYNKILRACEQAADEMGLKKK
- a CDS encoding xanthine dehydrogenase family protein molybdopterin-binding subunit — translated: MSRPTDDTLEESAARLHVTAKSSGAYETGPMKVVGKSALRLDAVGKATGATKYGQDLFDKKFLFAKVLRSAHPHAEILGIDTRAAKKLPGVVAVLTHKDVPGTNLHGLIRRDQEVLCSKKVRYRGDALAIVVAKTEEIAVAALEKIQVDYKPLPSVLTMEDALKVDAPKIHAEGNVLGEKHLRRGDAPRAMREADVVVEDIIQTQTVDHAFLDLEAGRARFDGKMLTIEVSGQWLHEERRLIALALGLPLEKLRIIQPATGGAFGGREDISIQIYLGAAALKLKGKMICLRYSRSESTIVRHKRHPIRVHYKLGAKKDGILVAAQITFYVDKGAYASTGIAVMRKASSHATGPYKVPNVWVDVLGVFTNNNPCGAMRGFGAAQTAIAYEGLMDRLAVKLDMDPAELRRKNLVKSGDEVTTGQVVPYATAVECFDAVLQRIDWKNRSYETSAPHLKRGYGISIVCFGLGYGDGFPDASRARCRLTPDGILEIYSGACDVGQGLINMIAQIAAEEVGVPLEKVRPILSDTALTPESGSSSATRQTYFTGSAVHIAASELKKQLQDIAASHLQELVYEIKIENGAAFNVHHPERRMTLKEIARVGKKRGFSLEAMGVYKPPTMPENTQTGQSMRAFVTYLFGSHACQLLVDTETGEVKIERYIACHDVGKAINPDQVIGQIQGGVAQGIGMALMEEVVMKDGRIMNPGFTDYILPTIRDVPEIECIILENPDPGGPFGARGIGEPPLIGTGPAILSAIYDAIGTPIRELPATPERVWRALLDH